One Leptolyngbya ohadii IS1 genomic window carries:
- a CDS encoding carbohydrate ABC transporter permease, whose amino-acid sequence MATQPATQTNRKLYRKLWLTLLGWAVGLLLFFPVFWMFLTSFKTEVDAVSAVPQLFFQPTLENYTEIQDRANYFNFAMNSIVISIGSTLLVLLLGVPAAYAMAFFPTKGTKGTLLWMLSTKMLPSVGVLVPIYILFRNSSLLDTRIGLILIYTLINLPIAVWMIYTFFKDVPKEILEAGRMDGAKTRQELFHVLLPLALPGIASTALLCIILAWNEAFWSINLTTTNATPLTAFIASFSSPQGLFWAKLSAASSLAIAPILIFGWMSQRQLVRGLTFGAVK is encoded by the coding sequence ATGGCAACTCAACCCGCTACTCAAACGAATCGCAAACTCTACCGCAAACTTTGGCTCACCCTGCTCGGATGGGCAGTCGGCTTGCTGCTGTTTTTCCCGGTCTTCTGGATGTTCCTGACCAGCTTTAAAACAGAAGTGGATGCCGTATCCGCCGTACCGCAGCTTTTCTTTCAGCCGACGCTAGAGAACTACACCGAAATTCAGGATCGGGCGAACTATTTCAACTTCGCGATGAATAGCATCGTCATCTCGATCGGCTCAACGCTCCTGGTACTGCTTCTGGGAGTTCCTGCCGCCTACGCGATGGCGTTCTTTCCCACCAAAGGGACAAAAGGGACGCTGCTGTGGATGCTTTCCACCAAAATGCTGCCCTCCGTGGGCGTTCTCGTCCCCATCTACATTCTGTTTAGAAATTCGAGCTTACTCGATACGCGCATCGGTCTAATTTTGATCTACACGCTGATTAATTTACCGATCGCCGTCTGGATGATCTATACCTTCTTCAAAGACGTTCCCAAAGAGATCCTCGAAGCCGGCCGCATGGACGGTGCCAAAACCCGTCAGGAACTATTCCACGTCCTATTACCGCTTGCTCTTCCCGGCATTGCCTCCACCGCCCTCCTCTGCATCATCCTTGCCTGGAACGAAGCCTTCTGGAGCATCAACTTAACCACCACCAACGCCACTCCCCTCACCGCCTTTATCGCCTCCTTCTCCAGTCCCCAGGGCTTATTCTGGGCAAAACTCTCTGCCGCCTCCTCCCTGGCGATCGCCCCCATTCTCATCTTCGGCTGGATGAGCCAACGGCAACTCGTCCGAGGACTCACCTTCGGCGCAGTCAAATAA
- a CDS encoding ABC transporter substrate-binding protein, translated as MRIPRFAKLLFAVCVGFFLVQLHACSTDRANQASGGGGGKTTLTIATVNNGDMVVMQKLSNQFEKANPDIGLNWVVLEENVLRQRVTNDIANKGGQFDVMTIGTYETPIWGKQGWLKPLDNLSASYDVNDILKPIREGLSVDGRLYALPFYGESSMLYYRKDLFQNAGITVPEQPTYTQVKEWAAKVHNPSQGVYGVCLRGKPGWGENTAFITTMANAYGAKWFDANYNPQLNSPQWKAAVNDYVSLLKQYGPPGASSNGFNENLALFSTGKCGMWIDATVAAGLLSNPKESQVADQVGFARAPIQTTANGSNWLWAWSLGIPSSSKSPEAAQKFIEWATSKDYINLVAQENGWVAVPPGTRASTYANPEYKKAAPFADIVLKSIESAQPGPTANKPYTGVQFVAIPEFQAIGTQVGQTMASALTGQVSVDQALQQAQDSTTAAMKSAGYIK; from the coding sequence ATGCGTATTCCCCGCTTCGCCAAGCTGCTATTTGCAGTATGCGTCGGGTTTTTCCTGGTGCAGCTTCACGCCTGCTCAACCGATCGTGCGAATCAGGCATCCGGAGGTGGAGGCGGCAAAACTACTCTGACGATCGCCACAGTCAATAACGGCGACATGGTAGTGATGCAGAAGCTATCCAACCAGTTTGAAAAAGCTAATCCCGACATCGGTTTGAATTGGGTCGTTCTGGAAGAAAACGTGCTGCGCCAGCGGGTCACGAACGACATTGCCAATAAGGGCGGACAGTTCGACGTTATGACGATCGGCACCTATGAAACGCCGATTTGGGGCAAGCAGGGCTGGCTGAAACCGCTGGATAACCTTTCGGCAAGCTATGACGTGAACGACATTCTGAAGCCGATTCGCGAGGGTTTGTCGGTAGACGGCAGACTCTATGCCCTGCCTTTCTACGGCGAGAGTTCCATGCTCTACTACCGGAAGGATCTGTTCCAGAACGCAGGCATTACCGTTCCAGAGCAGCCGACCTACACCCAAGTTAAGGAATGGGCAGCGAAGGTTCATAATCCGAGTCAGGGCGTTTATGGGGTCTGTCTGCGGGGCAAGCCGGGCTGGGGCGAAAATACGGCATTTATTACCACGATGGCAAACGCCTATGGCGCAAAGTGGTTTGATGCGAACTACAATCCGCAGCTCAACAGTCCTCAGTGGAAAGCTGCCGTTAACGATTACGTCTCACTGCTGAAACAGTACGGACCTCCAGGCGCAAGCTCTAACGGCTTTAACGAAAACCTGGCGCTATTCTCAACGGGCAAGTGCGGCATGTGGATCGATGCGACTGTTGCCGCTGGTCTGCTTTCCAACCCGAAGGAATCCCAGGTGGCAGATCAGGTGGGCTTTGCGCGGGCACCGATTCAAACGACCGCAAACGGCTCGAACTGGCTATGGGCATGGTCGCTGGGAATCCCCAGTTCTTCCAAGTCACCCGAAGCCGCTCAGAAGTTTATCGAATGGGCGACGTCTAAGGACTACATCAATCTGGTGGCACAGGAGAATGGCTGGGTAGCAGTTCCGCCGGGAACTCGCGCTTCGACCTACGCCAATCCGGAGTACAAGAAAGCCGCTCCCTTTGCCGATATCGTCCTGAAATCGATCGAGTCTGCCCAGCCCGGACCCACCGCAAACAAGCCTTATACGGGCGTTCAGTTTGTCGCCATTCCTGAATTCCAGGCGATCGGCACTCAGGTTGGTCAAACGATGGCATCAGCACTCACGGGTCAGGTTTCGGTGGATCAGGCGCTTCAGCAGGCACAGGATTCGACAACGGCTGCGATGAAGAGTGCGGGGTACATCAAGTAG
- a CDS encoding mannitol dehydrogenase family protein, giving the protein MNLKTHAPIKLTEANLSQLSPEIRLPQYDRHTVTPGIVHIGVGGFHRAHQAVYLDDYFHQSDDKRWGIVGVGLLEWDQRMRDALQSQDCLYTLVERSAAGDRARIIGSIRNYLYAPDNRQAVVDALASPDCKIVTLTITEAGYYYIEGTGELDVNHPTIQYDLQHPDQPIGAYGFLIAALDRRRQSGLPPFTILSCDNIQGNGNVTRKMVTAYAELANPELAAWIRENVTFPNSMVDRITPATTDADRAMVAEQFGIQDGFPVVTEPFIQWVIEDQFCAGRPAWETVGAQFTNDVHSYEKIKIRLLNGSHLLIGYLGELAGYRYVHEVMADPPFLRAVEHFMEEVTSTLKPVPGMELTVYKRTLIERFSNPRMPDQLPRLCLNGAAKMPKFVLGSVRDRLQQSASVNYLGLVVAAWCRYLQGTDDQGRTIEIDDPMAAVLTERAQNSDAPRSILNLTEIFGEELPQSQQFVEAVTAHFNQLRDRGVKATLADLA; this is encoded by the coding sequence ATGAATCTCAAAACCCACGCTCCCATCAAGCTAACTGAAGCGAATCTATCCCAGCTTTCTCCCGAAATTCGCCTTCCTCAATACGATCGCCATACCGTCACCCCTGGGATTGTGCATATTGGCGTGGGTGGATTCCATCGAGCGCATCAGGCGGTGTACCTGGACGACTATTTCCATCAGAGCGACGATAAACGCTGGGGCATTGTGGGCGTGGGGCTGCTGGAATGGGATCAGCGAATGCGGGATGCGTTGCAATCTCAGGATTGTCTCTATACGCTGGTAGAACGCTCGGCGGCAGGCGATCGCGCCAGAATTATTGGCTCTATTCGGAACTACCTCTATGCACCAGATAACCGTCAGGCAGTGGTCGATGCGCTGGCAAGTCCGGACTGCAAAATCGTGACACTCACCATTACGGAGGCGGGCTATTACTACATCGAAGGCACGGGCGAACTGGATGTGAACCATCCCACGATTCAGTATGATTTGCAGCATCCGGATCAGCCGATCGGGGCGTATGGATTTCTGATTGCTGCCCTCGATCGCCGTCGTCAATCTGGATTGCCCCCTTTCACGATTTTGTCCTGCGATAACATTCAGGGCAACGGCAATGTCACCCGCAAAATGGTTACGGCTTATGCGGAACTGGCTAACCCAGAACTCGCTGCCTGGATTCGCGAAAATGTCACCTTCCCGAATAGCATGGTCGATCGGATTACGCCTGCCACCACGGATGCCGATCGCGCAATGGTCGCTGAGCAGTTTGGCATTCAGGACGGTTTTCCGGTCGTGACGGAACCTTTTATCCAGTGGGTGATTGAGGATCAGTTTTGCGCGGGCAGACCTGCCTGGGAAACGGTAGGAGCGCAGTTCACCAACGATGTACATTCCTACGAAAAAATCAAGATTCGGCTGCTAAACGGAAGCCACTTGCTAATTGGCTATCTGGGCGAACTGGCAGGCTATCGCTATGTGCATGAAGTGATGGCAGATCCGCCATTTCTGCGGGCAGTCGAACACTTTATGGAGGAAGTGACTTCAACCCTGAAGCCCGTTCCAGGAATGGAATTAACCGTCTACAAGCGCACCCTGATCGAGCGATTCTCCAATCCCAGAATGCCGGATCAGTTGCCTCGCCTCTGCCTGAATGGAGCGGCAAAAATGCCAAAATTTGTCCTCGGTTCCGTCCGTGATCGCCTTCAACAGTCTGCCTCTGTCAACTATCTGGGCTTAGTGGTTGCCGCGTGGTGTCGCTATCTTCAAGGCACAGATGATCAGGGACGCACAATTGAAATTGATGATCCAATGGCAGCAGTTCTAACTGAACGAGCGCAGAATTCAGACGCCCCTCGATCGATCCTGAACCTGACCGAAATTTTTGGCGAGGAGCTGCCTCAGTCCCAGCAGTTTGTGGAAGCGGTCACAGCCCATTTCAACCAGTTGCGCGATCGGGGGGTGAAGGCAACGCTGGCAGATTTAGCTTAG
- a CDS encoding ABC transporter ATP-binding protein — protein sequence MASVTLRNIRKRYDNAEIIKGIDLDIHDREFVVFVGPSGCGKSTLLRLIAGLEDITSGDLLIDGKRANDIPASDRGLAMVFQTYALYPHMTVAENMAFSLRLAGISKAQRLQRAREVGRILQLEPLLDRKPRELSGGQRQRVAIGRALVRNPKVFLFDEPLSNLDAALRVQMRIELARLHDSLQSTMIYVTHDQVEAMTLADKIVVLQGGIIEQVGSPLELYHYPRNLFVAGFIGSPKMNFLSATVTGASEYEGVTVTLKNRTVLTIPVQPEQISIGDAVTLGVRPEHLRLGMQDHQLGNHRTVQGEVLVAEHLGGETYLYLQLEGGESLMVKADGNNRSRLHDRVSVQVDPESCHLFNLQGTALPPRQQMAIPQGV from the coding sequence ATGGCATCCGTCACCCTCAGAAACATTCGCAAACGCTATGACAATGCAGAAATCATCAAAGGCATTGACTTAGACATTCACGATCGCGAATTCGTGGTTTTTGTTGGACCCTCAGGTTGCGGTAAATCTACGCTGCTCAGGCTGATTGCTGGATTAGAAGACATTACTTCCGGCGATCTGCTCATTGACGGCAAACGCGCAAACGATATTCCCGCATCCGATCGCGGACTGGCAATGGTATTTCAAACCTACGCCCTTTACCCCCACATGACCGTCGCGGAAAATATGGCGTTTAGCCTGCGGTTAGCCGGAATTTCCAAGGCGCAGCGATTGCAAAGGGCACGGGAAGTCGGCAGAATCCTCCAGCTTGAACCATTACTCGATCGCAAACCCAGAGAACTTTCCGGCGGACAGCGGCAGCGTGTGGCGATCGGGCGGGCACTGGTACGCAATCCCAAGGTCTTTTTGTTTGATGAGCCATTATCGAACCTGGATGCGGCATTGCGGGTACAGATGCGAATAGAGCTAGCCCGACTTCATGACAGTTTGCAATCGACCATGATTTACGTGACGCACGATCAGGTAGAAGCCATGACCCTGGCGGATAAAATCGTTGTGCTTCAAGGCGGCATCATTGAACAGGTTGGATCACCGCTGGAACTCTACCATTATCCTCGCAATCTATTTGTTGCCGGATTTATTGGTTCGCCCAAGATGAATTTCCTGTCTGCTACAGTGACCGGAGCCAGCGAGTATGAAGGTGTAACGGTAACGCTCAAAAACAGAACGGTTCTAACGATTCCAGTTCAGCCAGAACAAATCAGCATTGGGGATGCAGTGACACTGGGCGTCCGTCCGGAGCATTTGCGTCTGGGTATGCAGGATCATCAACTTGGAAATCACCGTACCGTTCAGGGAGAAGTTCTCGTTGCAGAACATTTGGGTGGCGAAACCTATCTTTATTTGCAGCTTGAAGGCGGCGAAAGTTTGATGGTTAAAGCAGACGGAAATAATCGCAGCCGTTTACACGATCGCGTTTCTGTTCAAGTTGATCCAGAGTCCTGTCATCTGTTTAACTTGCAGGGTACAGCCCTTCCTCCGCGACAGCAAATGGCAATTCCGCAGGGCGTTTAG
- a CDS encoding carbohydrate ABC transporter permease, whose translation MSSLTVQPDRPTKPKSRSRRLPNTSLLTAPSIIALLLWMIVPLVMTVWFSFQRYNLINPTLRGFAGFANYTQLLTSGALWSSIVVTLILVGSVLAITIGLGTLLAVLFNEEFWGRGIARILAISPFFVMPTVSALIWKNLLMHPVNGLFAFFTRSIGLGAIDWFAQFPLFSVILIVSWEWLPFALLILLTAIQSLDQEQVEAARMDGAKSIATFRFITLPHLSRAIAVVAMIETIFLLTIFAEIFVTTAGGPGQATTNLAYLIYIKALLDFDVGGASAGGLIAVVLANIVAIFLMRLVAKNLET comes from the coding sequence ATGTCATCCCTGACGGTTCAGCCCGATCGCCCTACAAAACCCAAAAGCCGATCGCGTCGCTTACCCAACACCTCTTTGCTGACGGCTCCATCGATCATTGCTCTGCTGCTCTGGATGATTGTGCCGCTGGTGATGACGGTGTGGTTTTCGTTTCAGCGGTATAACCTGATCAATCCGACGCTGCGCGGCTTTGCCGGATTTGCGAACTACACGCAATTATTAACCAGCGGAGCGCTCTGGTCTTCGATCGTCGTCACACTCATCCTGGTTGGCTCGGTGCTGGCGATTACGATCGGGCTGGGAACACTGCTGGCGGTTTTGTTTAACGAGGAATTTTGGGGACGCGGCATTGCCAGAATTTTGGCGATCAGTCCCTTCTTTGTGATGCCAACGGTCAGTGCGCTGATTTGGAAGAACCTGCTGATGCATCCGGTCAACGGGCTGTTTGCCTTCTTTACCCGATCGATAGGATTGGGGGCGATCGATTGGTTTGCCCAGTTTCCCCTCTTTTCAGTAATCCTGATTGTGTCCTGGGAATGGCTGCCCTTTGCGCTGCTGATTCTGCTAACTGCGATCCAATCCCTCGATCAGGAGCAGGTAGAAGCGGCTCGGATGGACGGAGCAAAATCGATCGCAACTTTTCGGTTTATCACGCTGCCGCACCTGAGTCGGGCGATCGCCGTAGTCGCGATGATTGAGACCATCTTTCTGCTGACTATCTTCGCGGAAATCTTTGTAACAACCGCAGGCGGCCCCGGACAGGCAACGACAAATTTGGCTTACCTGATTTATATCAAAGCGTTGCTGGACTTCGACGTGGGCGGCGCTTCGGCAGGCGGTCTTATTGCAGTCGTGCTGGCAAACATTGTGGCAATCTTCCTGATGCGTCTGGTGGCAAAGAATCTGGAAACCTAA